Proteins encoded together in one Chitinophaga sp. LS1 window:
- a CDS encoding head GIN domain-containing protein has translation MKQIIYLLLALILCSCARRINGSRNIITKTIDIGNYTEIHARASTNVYLDSTLDGKIRIEAPEELMDHILCEVKDNALTVGFNNSFKWWEMRFGQGINVYVPCRHITRLVKTGSANISGSLETTQLAIETGGSGHVNINVNCQEIRVSKGGSSGVTLKGRCTTLDANLGGSGHLDAGELATDVVNIRTGGSTHATVNCNTTLVASASGSSKINYSGNPSVTKRISGSAKVRKAN, from the coding sequence ATGAAACAAATTATTTATTTACTACTGGCACTAATTCTTTGCAGCTGTGCCAGACGAATCAATGGCAGTAGAAATATCATCACTAAAACAATTGACATTGGTAATTACACTGAGATTCATGCAAGGGCGTCTACTAATGTGTATCTTGATTCAACCCTCGATGGAAAGATCAGGATAGAGGCCCCGGAGGAACTGATGGATCATATCCTTTGTGAAGTAAAAGATAATGCACTGACCGTAGGTTTTAATAACTCTTTTAAATGGTGGGAAATGCGCTTTGGTCAGGGTATAAATGTATATGTTCCCTGCAGACATATTACCAGACTGGTAAAAACCGGTAGCGCCAATATAAGTGGTTCATTGGAAACAACACAGCTTGCTATTGAAACCGGGGGGTCCGGACATGTAAATATTAATGTAAACTGTCAGGAGATCAGAGTGTCAAAAGGAGGTTCATCAGGTGTTACACTAAAAGGCAGGTGCACTACTTTGGATGCGAACCTTGGTGGCAGTGGGCATCTGGATGCCGGGGAGCTGGCTACGGACGTAGTTAATATCAGAACCGGCGGAAGTACCCATGCGACAGTTAATTGTAATACCACCCTGGTTGCATCTGCATCTGGTAGTTCCAAAATTAATTATTCAGGCAATCCATCGGTGACTAAAAGAATAAGTGGTAGTGCGAAAGTGAGAAAAGCAAACTAA
- a CDS encoding transposase, whose amino-acid sequence MLPHLSKGKRGFKARIDLVKVVLLILKRMKTGCQWRELCICEYFDKGATSWQNIHRYFLKWSKDGSFKRAWINLLSCNKKLLDLSSAQLDGSHTPVKRGGQAVGYQGRKASKTSNSLFLCDNRGQMLTVSTAQSGEHNDLYDIVKLFKEMIGVLEQSDINCNGIFVNADPGFDSEDLKQVCIDYEIELNVKPNLRNQKKQSDEYRYFDDQLYKRRTKIEHANAWMDAFKALLVRYEKLVETWMALQWLALITLFCRKLKV is encoded by the coding sequence ATTTTACCACATTTAAGCAAAGGCAAAAGAGGCTTTAAGGCCAGGATAGATTTAGTAAAAGTGGTTCTGTTGATTTTAAAGCGAATGAAAACAGGCTGCCAGTGGCGAGAGTTGTGTATTTGCGAATATTTTGATAAAGGGGCGACCTCGTGGCAAAATATTCACAGGTATTTTTTAAAATGGAGTAAAGACGGTTCATTCAAGAGGGCTTGGATCAATCTTTTATCTTGTAATAAGAAACTGCTGGATCTGTCAAGCGCTCAGTTAGATGGTAGCCATACACCTGTCAAACGTGGTGGCCAGGCGGTAGGTTATCAAGGCAGAAAAGCTTCAAAAACCAGTAATAGTTTGTTCTTATGTGACAACAGAGGTCAGATGCTGACGGTATCAACGGCGCAAAGTGGAGAGCATAATGACTTATACGATATAGTGAAGCTGTTTAAAGAAATGATCGGGGTTCTGGAACAATCCGATATCAATTGCAATGGAATATTTGTAAATGCCGATCCTGGATTTGACAGCGAAGATTTAAAACAAGTATGCATTGACTACGAGATTGAATTAAATGTAAAACCCAACTTGCGAAATCAAAAGAAGCAAAGTGATGAATACCGATATTTTGATGATCAACTTTACAAAAGACGAACAAAAATTGAACATGCCAATGCCTGGATGGATGCTTTTAAAGCATTGCTTGTCAGATATGAAAAACTTGTTGAAACATGGATGGCATTGCAATGGCTGGCTCTTATAACCCTTTTTTGTAGAAAATTAAAAGTATAA
- a CDS encoding tRNA1(Val) (adenine(37)-N6)-methyltransferase: protein MANQFFRFKQFTVNQEDCAMKVCTDACLQGAYTGWYVAEEGLLGGGGSQEKEAARAAVTSAKVSVSADIASEKVLPAPRILDIGAGTGLLSLMLAQRFSEASITAVELDVVAAGQAKRNFADAPWASRLNILTGDARTLSLEVKHDLIITNPPFYESDLKSPDQLRNQAMHTTTLNYSALLDVIDKNLSLSGVFSVLLPYKPYATFEVLATQKGFYPRKVLHVKQSVNHDKFRTIAIFGREETPRDEEVMAIKEAGNDYTAAFKALLQPYYLYL from the coding sequence ATGGCGAATCAATTTTTTCGTTTCAAACAATTTACGGTGAATCAGGAAGATTGTGCTATGAAAGTGTGCACAGATGCCTGTTTGCAGGGGGCGTATACGGGTTGGTATGTGGCGGAAGAGGGATTGTTAGGTGGGGGTGGTTCACAAGAAAAAGAGGCGGCGAGAGCTGCTGTTACTTCAGCGAAAGTATCTGTGAGTGCTGATATTGCTTCAGAGAAAGTTTTACCGGCGCCTCGTATTTTAGATATAGGAGCTGGTACAGGACTATTGAGCCTGATGCTGGCGCAAAGATTCAGCGAAGCCTCTATTACTGCCGTAGAACTGGATGTTGTAGCTGCAGGTCAGGCAAAGCGGAATTTTGCTGATGCGCCCTGGGCTTCAAGATTAAATATCTTAACTGGTGATGCCCGTACATTATCATTGGAGGTAAAGCACGACCTCATCATCACCAATCCTCCTTTTTATGAATCAGATTTAAAAAGTCCGGATCAATTAAGGAATCAGGCCATGCACACCACCACCCTGAATTATTCAGCATTACTGGATGTGATTGATAAAAACCTGTCTTTATCAGGCGTTTTCTCCGTTTTGTTACCCTATAAGCCTTATGCCACTTTTGAAGTATTAGCCACACAAAAAGGATTTTATCCCCGCAAAGTACTACACGTAAAGCAAAGTGTAAATCATGACAAATTCCGCACCATTGCTATTTTCGGCCGGGAAGAAACACCCCGCGATGAAGAAGTAATGGCCATTAAGGAAGCAGGCAATGATTACACAGCGGCATTCAAGGCATTGTTACAGCCTTATTATTTGTATTTATAA
- a CDS encoding mechanosensitive ion channel family protein, which translates to MEGLNQIFWGNTLYAYVIALGVIVIGLIALRIIKSIVLHRLRKWAERTVNTVDDFIIRVIDRAIMPALYITVIYGGIHYLVLPVKLANGMHGVMVLINTFFVLRVLTMLIEYALISYLQKRSYADARRSEVKGILMIINLVLWCIAIVFLLDNFGYNVTTIITSLGIGGVAIALASQNILSDLFCYFVIFFDRPFEIGDAILVGDKSGTVMEIGVKTTRIRSTSGEEMIFSNKQLTDSRIHNFKRMEKRRIAFVLDVVYETPADVIEEIPAILKTIITAQEGIAFDRAHFATYGPYSLKFEVVYNVLTSDYNKYMDIQQVINLAIFREFAKRGIQFAYPTQTVFNANNS; encoded by the coding sequence ATGGAAGGTTTAAATCAGATCTTTTGGGGGAATACTTTGTATGCCTATGTCATCGCGTTGGGAGTTATCGTAATTGGATTGATCGCTCTGCGCATTATCAAAAGTATCGTATTACACAGGTTAAGAAAATGGGCGGAAAGAACCGTCAATACAGTAGATGATTTCATCATCCGCGTCATAGACCGTGCAATAATGCCGGCACTCTACATCACGGTGATTTATGGTGGTATTCATTACCTCGTACTGCCGGTAAAGTTGGCGAATGGAATGCATGGTGTGATGGTATTGATCAATACCTTTTTCGTGTTGCGGGTATTGACGATGCTCATCGAATATGCTTTGATCTCTTATTTACAAAAGCGATCCTATGCAGATGCAAGAAGGAGTGAAGTGAAGGGGATATTGATGATCATCAACCTTGTATTATGGTGTATTGCGATCGTGTTTCTGCTGGATAATTTCGGGTACAATGTCACAACGATCATCACGAGTTTGGGTATTGGTGGTGTGGCCATTGCACTGGCTTCACAGAATATATTGAGTGATCTGTTTTGTTATTTCGTGATCTTCTTTGACAGACCTTTTGAGATAGGTGATGCGATACTGGTAGGAGACAAGAGTGGTACAGTGATGGAGATTGGTGTAAAGACAACCCGTATCCGTAGCACCAGTGGAGAGGAAATGATCTTCTCTAATAAGCAATTGACAGACTCACGCATTCACAACTTCAAAAGAATGGAGAAGCGCAGGATTGCATTTGTGCTGGATGTGGTGTATGAAACTCCTGCCGATGTGATAGAAGAGATACCTGCTATTTTAAAAACCATCATCACTGCACAGGAAGGCATTGCATTTGACAGGGCGCATTTTGCGACTTATGGGCCGTATAGTTTGAAATTTGAGGTGGTGTACAATGTACTGACAAGTGATTATAATAAGTATATGGATATACAGCAGGTGATCAACCTTGCTATTTTCAGAGAGTTTGCGAAGCGGGGTATTCAGTTTGCATATCCGACACAGACGGTATTCAATGCGAATAATAGTTAA
- a CDS encoding 4'-phosphopantetheinyl transferase superfamily protein produces the protein MKISSGIDIIEIATVKTLIDRHGERFLKRAFTEKEVAYCRDKNNNGWSKIPRTGNAKLE, from the coding sequence ATGAAAATCAGCTCAGGTATAGACATCATTGAAATAGCAACGGTAAAGACGCTGATAGACCGGCATGGTGAACGATTTCTGAAAAGAGCATTTACAGAAAAGGAAGTTGCTTATTGCCGTGATAAGAACAACAACGGCTGGAGTAAAATACCAAGAACAGGGAATGCTAAACTGGAATGA
- a CDS encoding outer membrane beta-barrel family protein, which produces MFRLDTTLLLICLLCTIVYPTLAQQGTGGKISGHVKDDKNEPMNFATVVILKQQDSALVKGAITDQTGGYQFENIPKGAYLIKISQVGFQTKFIPITTEGPNITLETAVLSTVTKNLKEVNITAEKKLIELSGEKLIFNVSNSITSAGNNALETLRKAPGVAVSTDDQISLKGNTGVLVMINGKQSYLTGSDLADMLKSMPSSNIEAIEIVSNPSARFDAAGTAGIINIRLKKDRTRGLNGSVIVNGNYGITPKYSGSTDLNYRTDKLNLYGNYNSYKGSTEITQTFDRDYSGTHYDQVGTFYFDRQQQAFKAGLDYHISNRSTIGFLINGNTSRNGTNSVSRTFIYSNAASIDSIMKATSQGPQNRNNFNYNVNYSYHDSTGKELNVDLDYVNFDRNDKSYQPNIYYDPTETTVLSSVNYRINTPANIHIYVGKTDYSQPLFKGKLGIGGKVSAVNTDNDFRFYNIEEGKNVTDSSKTNNFVYKEQVYAFYVNYNIKLSKWSIQAGLRGEQTNSRGLLKALTNVTDEDVKRSYLNFFPSASVSYAMNDAHSFNAAYSRRIGRPTYQDLNPFEKRMDELTYQKGNAFLKPQYSNSFSLSYAFRQYLIVSADYVHTRDVSAPIVETTDGNKLVYAIQNIASCDNMSLSISSNLEFFKWWNCYLNTNLYRAVYNGTIDQSALNNNTLTFMYSATNTFKLTPLTALEVSVWGRTAEVYGSFTNGAQATIDAGVSQQLWGKKATVKVACSDIFYTLGSTSSSNFNGVNLSSKIMPETRMLKLSFAYRFGSNQIKAARNRNTGSSEERNRI; this is translated from the coding sequence ATGTTTAGATTAGACACAACCCTATTGTTAATCTGCCTGTTATGTACAATTGTTTACCCGACACTTGCTCAACAGGGAACAGGAGGGAAAATATCCGGCCACGTAAAGGATGACAAGAACGAACCTATGAATTTTGCGACAGTCGTTATATTAAAGCAACAGGATTCTGCTTTAGTTAAAGGGGCTATCACAGATCAGACAGGTGGCTACCAGTTCGAGAATATACCCAAAGGAGCCTATCTGATAAAAATATCACAGGTAGGTTTTCAGACGAAGTTCATTCCAATTACCACAGAAGGCCCAAACATCACGCTGGAAACTGCTGTTTTATCGACGGTTACCAAAAACCTGAAAGAAGTAAATATCACTGCCGAAAAAAAGCTGATTGAATTAAGTGGTGAAAAGCTCATCTTCAATGTATCCAATAGCATCACGTCTGCTGGCAACAATGCTTTAGAAACCCTGCGAAAGGCTCCTGGTGTAGCAGTTTCTACGGATGACCAGATCTCTCTGAAAGGAAATACCGGCGTGCTTGTAATGATCAATGGCAAACAATCTTATTTGACCGGGAGTGACCTGGCCGATATGTTGAAAAGTATGCCCTCCAGTAATATTGAAGCCATAGAAATCGTCAGCAATCCATCTGCCCGTTTTGATGCTGCCGGCACTGCAGGTATTATCAATATCAGATTAAAAAAAGACAGAACCAGGGGATTGAATGGCTCAGTTATCGTGAATGGCAATTACGGCATTACACCAAAGTACAGTGGTTCCACAGACCTGAATTACAGAACTGATAAACTGAATCTATATGGTAATTACAACAGTTATAAAGGTTCAACAGAGATCACGCAAACATTTGACAGAGATTATAGCGGCACACACTATGACCAGGTCGGAACCTTTTATTTTGACAGGCAACAACAGGCTTTTAAAGCAGGCTTAGATTATCATATCAGCAACCGGTCTACCATCGGCTTTCTGATCAATGGCAATACCAGCCGCAATGGAACAAACTCTGTTAGCCGTACCTTCATATATAGCAACGCTGCCTCCATTGATTCTATCATGAAAGCGACCAGCCAGGGACCACAAAACCGTAATAATTTCAATTACAATGTAAACTATAGCTATCATGATTCGACTGGCAAAGAACTGAATGTGGATCTGGACTACGTGAATTTCGACAGAAATGACAAAAGCTATCAACCTAATATTTATTACGATCCTACAGAAACCACCGTACTCAGCTCAGTAAACTATCGTATTAATACGCCCGCAAACATTCATATTTATGTAGGCAAGACAGATTATTCCCAACCATTGTTCAAAGGGAAACTGGGTATAGGTGGAAAGGTCAGCGCTGTCAATACAGATAATGATTTCCGGTTCTATAATATAGAAGAAGGGAAGAATGTAACGGACAGCAGCAAAACAAACAACTTTGTATATAAAGAGCAGGTCTATGCCTTTTATGTGAACTATAATATCAAATTAAGTAAATGGAGTATTCAAGCAGGGCTCCGTGGTGAACAAACCAATTCAAGAGGTCTACTGAAAGCCTTAACAAATGTAACTGATGAAGATGTGAAAAGAAGTTATCTGAATTTCTTCCCTTCTGCATCCGTTTCCTATGCCATGAACGATGCTCACTCCTTTAATGCGGCTTATAGCCGCCGCATAGGCAGACCCACCTATCAGGACCTGAATCCTTTCGAAAAAAGAATGGATGAACTGACGTATCAGAAAGGGAATGCCTTTTTAAAACCACAATATTCCAATAGCTTCTCACTAAGTTATGCATTCAGACAATACTTGATTGTCTCTGCAGACTATGTGCATACCAGAGATGTATCTGCACCAATTGTGGAAACGACAGATGGCAACAAACTCGTGTATGCCATTCAGAATATCGCATCCTGCGATAACATGAGTCTCTCAATTTCTTCCAATCTGGAGTTTTTCAAATGGTGGAACTGTTACCTGAATACGAATCTATACCGTGCCGTTTATAATGGAACAATCGATCAGTCTGCACTGAACAATAACACGCTGACTTTTATGTATAGTGCAACAAACACCTTTAAGCTTACACCTCTTACTGCACTCGAAGTATCTGTATGGGGCAGAACAGCAGAAGTATATGGTTCATTCACAAACGGGGCACAAGCGACTATAGATGCAGGTGTGTCACAACAACTATGGGGTAAAAAAGCTACTGTAAAAGTAGCTTGTTCAGATATCTTCTACACCTTAGGCTCCACCAGTAGCAGCAATTTTAATGGCGTGAACCTAAGCAGTAAAATCATGCCTGAAACCAGAATGCTCAAGTTATCATTCGCCTATCGTTTCGGCAGCAATCAGATCAAAGCAGCGAGAAACAGGAATACAGGTTCTTCTGAAGAACGCAATAGAATTTAA
- a CDS encoding NAD(P)-dependent oxidoreductase, which produces MLYIALIREEKQPHDNRVAFTPQQCQWIAQHYSQVTIVVQPSPWRCYKDEEYERAGITLSEDLSHCQILLGIKEVPAEKLMPGKTYLFFSHTRKKQPQNQQMLKTILEKKINLIDYECLVHPDGQRILGFGFFAGVVGAHNGLLAYGRKTGTFSLTPVYACHDFKELINHYFGAKLPPLKIVITGSGRVAAGTLEVMGLLGIKYLPPEEFLINSYTYPVYTQLKAGELYLRKSDKTYGREDFHLHPDQYDCRFMPFVTASDILMNGIYWDERIPPLFTWDDLAKSNFRIKVIADITDDTNGSVPCNLGDCTIEEPVYGVNRHTRQQTAPYLQDTVDMMCVSNLPNELPRDASQYFGDQLMKYVFDDLLKSESTIIHNATIATNGALTERFGYLEDYVS; this is translated from the coding sequence ATGTTATATATCGCACTGATTCGGGAAGAAAAACAGCCCCACGATAATCGCGTCGCCTTTACTCCACAACAATGTCAATGGATTGCACAACACTACTCCCAGGTCACCATCGTCGTACAGCCCTCCCCATGGCGCTGCTACAAGGATGAAGAATATGAGAGAGCCGGCATCACACTGTCAGAAGACCTGTCTCACTGCCAGATCCTGCTAGGTATTAAAGAAGTGCCTGCTGAGAAATTAATGCCAGGCAAGACATATTTATTCTTTTCTCATACACGGAAAAAACAACCACAGAACCAGCAGATGCTGAAAACCATCCTGGAAAAGAAAATCAACCTCATCGATTATGAATGCCTCGTCCATCCCGATGGACAACGGATATTGGGGTTTGGTTTCTTTGCAGGCGTAGTAGGCGCCCACAATGGTTTGCTGGCTTATGGCCGGAAAACAGGCACGTTCTCACTCACACCAGTGTACGCCTGCCATGATTTTAAAGAACTGATCAATCATTATTTCGGCGCCAAACTACCACCACTCAAGATTGTGATCACTGGTTCAGGCCGGGTGGCTGCGGGTACCCTGGAAGTAATGGGCTTACTGGGTATTAAATACCTGCCACCAGAAGAGTTCCTGATCAACTCCTACACTTATCCGGTATATACCCAGTTAAAAGCCGGAGAGCTGTACCTGAGAAAGTCCGATAAGACCTACGGCAGGGAAGATTTCCACCTGCACCCTGATCAATATGATTGTCGGTTTATGCCTTTTGTAACGGCATCGGATATTCTCATGAATGGGATCTATTGGGATGAACGCATCCCTCCACTGTTCACCTGGGATGATCTGGCGAAAAGCAACTTCAGGATCAAAGTGATTGCTGATATCACGGATGATACTAATGGATCCGTACCCTGTAACCTGGGTGACTGCACCATTGAGGAACCGGTATATGGCGTGAACCGGCACACAAGGCAACAAACAGCCCCGTACCTGCAGGATACTGTCGATATGATGTGTGTGAGTAATCTGCCAAATGAGTTGCCAAGAGATGCCTCGCAGTATTTCGGCGATCAGTTGATGAAGTATGTATTCGATGATTTATTAAAGTCGGAGAGTACAATCATTCACAATGCAACTATTGCTACCAATGGGGCGCTTACGGAGCGGTTTGGCTATTTAGAGGATTATGTATCATAA
- a CDS encoding ABC transporter permease: MDVISQFIITLHLIYDCHNAMIATIKILWSSLKMAVQELRMNKLRTFLSLLGITIGIFCIIAVFTATNSLESNIRKGLEALGSDVIFIQKWPWDGGPDMPWWKFVNRPQPEYKELRYMTEKTHTVQFAAFAFSSGNKRIDYKSESMEGVEFLPVTEDYIKIQSLKIIGGRYFAGKENDGANVAILGGNIWDGLFGSPEAALGKVIRVAGRPVRVIGVLKKKGSGMDAINYDNTVMVPYAFGKTVVDERLYGDPFITVKAKPGISVKEMKDDLTGVMRAIRRLRPTEEDNFSLNEITSASGNLESIFVKINIGGIIIAMFALIVGGFGIANIMFVTVKERTNIIGLKKAIGARKKVILMEFLLEAIMLCLVGGGLGLLLVYMITLVLNMFDVFPVALTMKNIIIGLSVSTVVGVIAGFIPAWSASKLDPVVAIRST, from the coding sequence ATGGATGTAATCTCACAATTTATCATTACTTTACATTTAATCTATGATTGCCACAACGCTATGATTGCCACGATTAAAATATTATGGAGTAGCCTGAAAATGGCCGTCCAGGAGCTCAGAATGAACAAGCTCCGTACGTTTTTATCTCTTTTAGGAATCACAATTGGTATATTCTGTATCATCGCTGTTTTTACTGCTACAAATAGTTTGGAAAGTAATATCCGCAAAGGCCTGGAAGCCCTGGGGTCTGATGTGATCTTTATCCAGAAGTGGCCATGGGATGGAGGTCCGGACATGCCGTGGTGGAAATTTGTGAACCGTCCGCAGCCGGAGTACAAAGAGTTGCGATACATGACGGAAAAGACCCATACGGTGCAGTTTGCGGCATTTGCGTTTTCATCTGGCAATAAGCGGATCGATTATAAAAGCGAATCTATGGAGGGGGTAGAGTTCCTGCCCGTGACGGAAGATTATATTAAAATTCAGTCCCTGAAGATCATTGGAGGCCGGTATTTTGCTGGCAAGGAGAATGACGGGGCGAATGTGGCCATCCTGGGAGGAAATATCTGGGATGGATTGTTTGGGAGTCCGGAGGCGGCCCTGGGCAAGGTGATACGGGTAGCGGGCAGACCGGTGAGGGTGATTGGCGTACTAAAGAAAAAGGGCTCGGGTATGGATGCCATCAATTATGATAATACGGTGATGGTGCCGTATGCCTTTGGCAAAACGGTGGTAGATGAGCGGTTGTATGGGGATCCGTTTATAACGGTAAAAGCAAAGCCGGGGATATCCGTAAAAGAGATGAAGGATGATCTGACCGGGGTAATGCGGGCTATTCGGCGGTTGCGGCCTACGGAGGAAGATAATTTTTCATTGAATGAGATTACATCAGCGTCCGGGAACCTGGAAAGTATCTTTGTCAAGATCAATATAGGAGGGATCATAATAGCGATGTTTGCGCTGATAGTAGGTGGGTTTGGAATTGCGAATATTATGTTTGTAACGGTGAAAGAGCGAACGAACATCATTGGGTTGAAGAAGGCCATTGGGGCCAGGAAGAAGGTGATTTTGATGGAATTTTTGCTGGAAGCGATTATGTTGTGCCTGGTGGGAGGAGGATTGGGGTTGTTGCTGGTATATATGATTACGTTGGTGTTGAATATGTTTGATGTATTTCCGGTGGCGCTGACGATGAAGAATATTATAATAGGATTGAGTGTGAGTACGGTGGTGGGGGTGATAGCCGGGTTTATTCCGGCGTGGTCAGCTTCGAAGCTGGATCCGGTGGTGGCGATCAGGAGTACGTGA
- the tsaD gene encoding tRNA (adenosine(37)-N6)-threonylcarbamoyltransferase complex transferase subunit TsaD, with product MSVKILAIESSCDETSASVLVDGKILSNYIANQTIHEQYGGVVPELASRAHQENIVPVVDYALKQAGIRKEELDAIAFTQAPGLIGALLVGSCFAKSLALALNKPLIAVHHMQAHVLANFIEDPIPSFPFLCLTVSGGHTQIVRVDSPLQMKVIGETMDDAAGEAFDKSAKLLGLPYPGGPLIDKYAKLGDPTRFKFPEPQIPELNFSFSGLKTAILYFLQEKTRLDPDFVQHNMADICASIQHRIVSILMNKLVKASKETGIKEIGIAGGVSANSGLRMALQTYGEKFGWNTYIPKFEYCTDNAAMIAITAYYKYQAKEFVGLDAVPGARAAF from the coding sequence ATGTCAGTAAAAATACTCGCGATAGAGTCGTCTTGTGATGAAACCAGTGCTTCCGTACTGGTAGATGGAAAGATTCTTTCCAATTATATAGCTAACCAGACTATTCATGAGCAATATGGCGGTGTGGTGCCGGAACTGGCTTCCCGTGCTCACCAGGAAAATATCGTTCCGGTGGTAGACTATGCCCTTAAACAGGCAGGTATACGTAAGGAGGAACTGGACGCCATTGCCTTTACACAGGCCCCTGGGCTGATCGGCGCACTGCTGGTAGGTAGTTGTTTTGCCAAGTCACTGGCGCTGGCGCTGAATAAACCGCTCATTGCTGTTCACCATATGCAGGCCCACGTGCTGGCCAATTTCATCGAAGATCCCATTCCTTCATTTCCGTTTTTGTGTCTCACTGTATCTGGTGGGCACACACAGATCGTGCGGGTAGATAGTCCGCTGCAAATGAAAGTGATAGGTGAAACCATGGATGATGCGGCAGGAGAGGCATTTGATAAGAGTGCGAAATTACTGGGTTTGCCTTATCCGGGTGGTCCTTTGATTGATAAATATGCGAAACTGGGGGATCCGACCCGGTTTAAATTCCCTGAGCCACAGATACCTGAGCTGAACTTCAGTTTTAGCGGGCTGAAGACGGCTATTCTTTATTTCCTGCAGGAAAAAACCAGGCTGGATCCTGATTTTGTGCAGCATAATATGGCGGATATTTGTGCTTCTATTCAGCACAGGATTGTTAGTATTCTCATGAATAAACTGGTGAAGGCTTCGAAGGAAACTGGTATAAAAGAGATCGGCATTGCTGGTGGTGTAAGTGCGAACTCTGGTTTGAGAATGGCGTTGCAAACCTATGGCGAGAAGTTTGGCTGGAACACTTACATTCCTAAGTTTGAATATTGTACGGATAATGCAGCCATGATCGCTATCACAGCATATTATAAATACCAGGCAAAGGAGTTTGTAGGACTGGATGCGGTACCTGGTGCAAGAGCAGCATTTTAA